The Culex quinquefasciatus strain JHB chromosome 2, VPISU_Cqui_1.0_pri_paternal, whole genome shotgun sequence genome contains the following window.
tttgactacatttccagattgtgGGTCAGAATAAGCTACcattaaaaaacgtttttttccgattattaaatctttcagtgattcagtgattagaaacggcggatcatttctataaggttagcctttatttggcaaacatttcagaaaatagggtaacatttttgaaacagttctatttttgacaatatttttcaccacgtATAGGGTGGCTCTTCTTCCAGCAAAaggattttattcaacacttccgcaaccaaacctaatgaaaaatttacataaattgtcaatatttttaaaataaaatatacataaattgacaaaaaaaaattgtacataacAGCGATACAATATGGTCCAATAtgaatttgatttgtgaacaaacagtgcatctcttcacgtcaatgaatgattacattatgaatttagttttttgttccttgttcgaaaatgtcttaattttaaatagaaCTTATATTTCCGTTCGCTGACCCAATCCATTTCATtgcttacttttgtttgttcgaccattttattatttgtttttgctgcctgtgctgagatagttctggaaacttcgtttcaaacaggcagatgatTCAACAGAAAAACAGCTacctacctactttggctcaccagctcacgtgagtgcaaaacgctccggtgggcgtgagcgagcacgagctacctgataaaaactcacgctccagctgaagcaagcaagccttccgtgagcgctcgctcattcacAACCCTGCTCATATTTTTACCatctaataaaatttgtttaaaattgtgtgttaattgaatgtcaaatttGGTTCTTTTCTGTTGGCTTTAACTGAAAAGAccgaaattttccaaaaatatttttacatccaTGGTACTAAAACGACGGAATCcataaaaaacaaacttgtttatttgttcacaaaaaatataattttggaaAACAAATTAATACCTGCTGCACTGCACATAagtgaaaattcggctattattcCAAATCAAATACATATTCcgagaaaacgcgttttagtgtttatcacctaatctccgtcaaggcaatttccaaTAAGAGTgacatattagccgtttggtttttcgcatcggcagccaaatctaaacactacagcccagactcgattatccgaagcttcgattctccgaagtttcgattatccgaaggtttgtatgggacttgttggactgtgtaatGAATGTTTTAACATCAGAGAAAtgttcgaaaataaaaacaccGCAATTCTCAAAAATTGTGTAAACTTTGTTCGGCTTTAACAgtttcataaacaaaaaaaacctcttCAATCCGGTCCAACCGAAATTTGTAGCCCCGTTGAGAGGTTGTGGTGAACTGTACCTACCGACAATTTGAAAGCGGGCCGCCTTCCGGTCGAACGACTCGTACGTTTGCACCGAGCACATGTACTCGCCGCTGTGGTTCAACTTCGGATGCTGAATGACCAGCGCGCGGTACTTGTAGTTGGCCGAATCCGACATCGAGTAGTTGGTGCGGAGTTCACTTTTGAATTGGTTCTTGAGAGGatgaaaatggatttaatttgattttgatttaagCAGGATAATTTAACCACGGATTTTAGGTGTTAATCCCGCACTTACCATCCCAATCGGATTCCGGGCCGGTATCCACTGGTAGATCAACTTCCGGTTAAAGTACCACTTGAGCACGAATCCGCACTCATTAGCCTTGATCTCGTACTGGCAGTCCATAATTAGTGGCTTAACGGCAGTGGATGAATTGCCACTAtcagcttcaacgccagcgtcGACGGGCTGCCCGGAAGTGAAGGACGAGAAAGTGGTGGTGGAAGTGGAAGTAGCAACGGTGGTGCTGCTCGCCACTTCATCGTCCTCTTCCGGTTCGTCGTGTTGTGGCTGATGACCATCGACACTATCCGATGGCGGTCGCGACGGTGGGAAGGCAGTGGTAGTGAGAAATTCCTCCCGTTCTAGGATGTACGTTCGGGGCACTTCAAGGTTGGTGATGTGTACGGAGCTGTAAACTGCAATAAATTGAAGGGAGAGAAAGAAGGAACAAGGCGTGAATGAAGTGCAGTTGAGTGAAGAATGCAACTAGTGAAGTGTTACTGGAAAAGGGTTCCTTCTTGaatatttagttttattttatgcagcaaaaaatcaatataaatgaaaatttcTCCTTTGTAAACATAAGGATATGATCCTTTTTGATGAGTTTGACGGTCACGGGTCCCCCAGAGAccgttattataaaaaaaaaaatttccatccaaaccaatgattggacatggttcctgggaccatttTACACCTCTGGaccaagtttcaaaatatttgccggcaggaatttcgaatacggtcagttttagtgtttcgagtagaaattaagggaaatcacatgtaaaatgcgtagaaaagatcaaagtttcaatgttttaacaacaaaacattactggtcatggttttaaattgtattaacatgtagcagaatgatataaaaacgatttacagctctgacttagccggattaagccgatgttaagtgacttaagtatattatttacaagtttatgcCTTAATATCTAAAGAAAACTCCTACATCAAGTGATTTAAAGTCAAGGAAAACTAGGttgcacaaaaataacttaaaatggggtgactttgagccaaggggtgacattgtaccaacaaacgctttttttttttttcgttacaaACATGCATATATTTCATCTACAATCAACAAACAACGTTTTTTAGATGTGACTTAACTCACCTAAGCCTGCTTGATTAGCTTAAGTATAGTAACAGCATAACAATATCTTAGGAACGCAAgtgaaaagtttgaaagttaATTAACAAAAGGTGACGCCTTACGCCTGTGCTGAAGAGAGGCTTATAATGTATAAGTGtatcaaatgttcaaatcatAATCAAGAAGTGTAAATTGaggttttgtgaaatgttaagTGTGAAGTGTGCGTAGGGCTAAAACAAGTGGTTGCTATTGTAATCAATTACAGCGTTGAGCAACCGATCATTGTACACTTCGGCGGTTTTAGGC
Protein-coding sequences here:
- the LOC6047682 gene encoding uncharacterized protein LOC6047682; this encodes MNGINSPGWVLLVVIVCALFRVYSSVHITNLEVPRTYILEREEFLTTTAFPPSRPPSDSVDGHQPQHDEPEEDDEVASSTTVATSTSTTTFSSFTSGQPVDAGVEADSGNSSTAVKPLIMDCQYEIKANECGFVLKWYFNRKLIYQWIPARNPIGMNQFKSELRTNYSMSDSANYKYRALVIQHPKLNHSGEYMCSVQTYESFDRKAARFQIVVPEKMLLLHYENDAEKENMLLIKCSVFMIYPEPSLVLVVSGDLLLVSSRTIVVSDRHHMYNKTVYGLIDKHLLISPTSIGCVLTVAGSSYVRKRETIYYDPTQLTRWSRLRMDERGRFEISDGSSGISITTSGQLSKVWLFAIVAAVTTFGLV